In Lactuca sativa cultivar Salinas chromosome 5, Lsat_Salinas_v11, whole genome shotgun sequence, the DNA window aatgaattcgtatctaggtttttatgtatGAGTTCATTTTTTTGTTTCAGTACTCActtacttaaaatacaataaagttgcattaaatataaaaaatgagagtgtattctactgtAATACACTCTCATTTTTCTAGATACGAATTTATTGtgaaaaaatattattgttgacataaatgacaaatttaattagtttccataaaaaataattataagtatggatatcatttaatatacatataatttttactaagttcttattggtgcattctaacacacaatagatctgagaaacatttgaatctacctacctctctctctctgtatatatatatatatatatatatatatatatatatatatatatatatataatttttatagttTGTAGGGACAATGTTTTTGCAACTCTATATGTTCAGCCCACTACTCATTTCTTCTAACTCTGTGTGCGATTTCGGGGTGCGACAAAAAATGGGGGCatttttctctctttctctcactctctctctcactctctctctctctctctttctctcttcctCCTCTCTATTTCTCTCTCCTATTTCCCTTTTCATCTTTTCATTGAATACCACTTCTTGTGTGTGGTAAAAAAGTGTAGCAAAATAAGAGAGTGTGGTACCACTGATTTTGTCACTTTTTGCCTCAGTAATTCAATCAAATAATCAAACTGTTTCgactttttaattatttttatctcAATTAAGCTGAACAAATATAagcttgaatttttgatttgtgtCTGTTAGAACATTTTCAACCTTATATTATTTTTggtattataaagtataaacatcGTTTTTTTGTGTAAAACTCTTCCAATCAAATATTATTTTCAatgtcatatttttttattttgttttaaacaAGAAACTAATCTATTCCTAATTACAACTTATGTTTCAAATGAGATTTAAACTCATGATCTCAAACTTTGATGTATATCTTTTACTGGATTGATGACTTTGATGGATATATTTGCTTGGATTGATGACTTATCGGGTGGAGAAAAGATATTCCGAATGACTTGATATTTGCTAAAGATATTCAGAAAAGAGATATGATTTTTGACAACATAGTTGATCTGACTTGATATTTGCTGAAGATATTTCGAAaagagatatgatttttatagcaTAGTTGATCTGACTTGATATTTATTGAAGATATTTCGAAAAAGAATATGATTTTCGATAACATAGTTAATCTTTCTTTTAATCAGTTTATTTTTAGAAGCTCTAATGTTTCGGCTAGATAGATTTATTGGTTGTCAAACCCTTTCTtagctttgttttataaatttccagcttgttattttttattttattttaaaatacagATGTTTGAGAAAAAATGACATGGGCATTTCTTACCAATAGGACAAACACCGTTTGATATTTCTTtaaatttttcacaaaacaaatctactataataaatgaaaaacTTTTTGTCAAATGACACCTTCTCATtgatttgccacatgtcaatttgTGGTTACTTTCAACTAAATTTTTTCCACATGACATTTTGTGGTCGTTTCATTTTTAttgaatttcatataatatttaactaAATAAAtgtcaatttcattaattgattttttttaattgcaaaatttctaaattaaaaccatattagtttcctttgtttatttttctaagttatttgtttaaatttaaaaaggaaaaacactttaattttaataattcaatatttttctaatttttcttataaattcaaaattttcatatgtttagaatttcatatttaatttttttttaaataaacttatTTAATACATGAGCCTTAGTCTTACACCTagtatataatattatttttaaaacgaCGCAATTTTTTATTTGCCAGGCGGAACCTATAAATTTGATGCTATTTTCAGAATATAATtaaattttggttaattaattagaaaatttgtttttgtattcttatcttatttttatcactttttattttttacatttttatgaGAAAATAGTGTCATGTGTGAACCGTTGTAGATCTCTTGGAAGTTGGACCACAAAACAGAAGGCTGGTCAAACCACTACTAACCTTGCTCACAGAAGTTTCAAATTGAAAAGTCGTGGTTTGGATTCCCTTCATATCAAAACCAAATGGCAACGATGACGATTGGAGAGGACAAGTCAACATTCAATAAGTCGTACAGAAATTCATTACGATCTACTCCATTTTCTTGTGATCCAAAGATGTAAATTTAAAACCCAACAAAAACTTATTCATTCTTACGATTTCGTCTCCAACAAAATTATGAGTCCGCCTCATCAGCATCACCCATCGCCGCAGCCGACTCATCAGCATCACCCGCCGCCGCCGACTCATCAGCATCACCCGCCTCCTCCACCGACACATCAGCATCACCCACAGCCTCCGAGACATCAGCATCACCCGCCGCCGCCGCCTCATTACGGTACTTTTCCGGGCATTCACAACCATCCTCCTCCTCCGGCGGTAGTCGTCGTCCATCAGCATGTTCCGCCTCCCGGGACATCAGGTGGACCTTCGATCAACCCTTATGTCCATGGCTACCAGGCTGTCCCAGGTATGATAATGTCAAACTCCATAGAAGATCGAAGTCAAATACCTAATCAATACTGTTGATTCTTACCTGTATCTAAAGAATTGCAATCTAAAGATCTACTTGATTAAGTCAAACGTATTACAAATATAACCCAATTCCCATAAGGATAATCATCGTATCTAGATCAACTCTTTATAGACATTGACGTTTGACCCCTTTTTGAGTTTAAAACAAGGGTTGGGAGGAGGCATGATAACAGTCAAAAAGATCTCTCTGGAGCAATAAAATGAACCCCTATCCACGATATTGACATTAAAGTTGCAATGAAGCTTAATTAGTTGATATGAATGATAACTTACTTGAAGATATATTAACATTCTATATATATGATGCTTCAGGTTATGCAGTTGCTGAAGGAAGACCAATGGCCATGAGAGGACCTCAGCTTTGCTGTCGTTTATGCCTCTTGTAAGTTGTCATCTTGATAAGTGACTTCTTAGTATACAATGATCTATATTTAGTAAATTATTATTGTCAATTTGGTTTAACATTTATCtgatttttgatattttgttcTTCTCAAGTATCATTATTGGTTTCTTCGTTGCTGCATTCCTCTGGTTCTTCTTCTATGCGCTATTGAGATGATGAGCACGGGAAACTTGGATATGTCTCTTGCCTTTTTGCTGTAAGATTTATAATCCTTTTATTCGTTTTCTTGGATGATATATAAATATTGCTCTTTTCATCATGAGTATGAGTTAAATATGTGGTTTGTATATCTTCCATGATAAAAAGCCAATACTAAGACCAAAAGTGATGAATTTCGCAAACTACAAGGACCAAAAGCGTATTCTAAAAAATTGTGTCGTTGGTTTATCTGATTGTAGGCTATTCTTGGAACAGTTGATGTGATATGTGGTGTTACAAGCATTTTGAGATCATTTGTAAAGAGCTACAAGGTGCTAAAAGGTTGACTGATGCATATACTAAATGCATCCAGTTGAGCCTCCCttgtttttcctatttaaatGTTTGTATTATGGTGATAATTGCATTTGTTTATTTAGGTGATAATTGCATTTGCTTTGTAGTTACATGACCATTATATACAAAGAAAAGAAGTATGTGTAGTATTACTAGTTGTAACTTGTAGGTTTGTCAAGGAACTCTTTTTCAGAATAATGTTTGGGCATGTGATTATGATTTCAGAATAATGTTTAGGCGTGTGATTATGATTTTAGAAGAAAAGTTGCATCGATTAAATTAGTATGTATTtattattgcaattattatatttaaatattatgagaaatttaataaaataaaataaaaaaccataaaatgaggtggaaaaacaataaataaataaaaaacctaAGAAAATGACATGTATCAAATATTCAAATGCAATGAGAATATGATATTTGACAAAAATGATTTTGATTTATTAGGATAGATTTTGATACATATGTTATGTAttggtttttaattttaattgttattattattgttaCCTTCTACAAAAATCATATTTAGTTATGTGTACATTGTGTGTGCATACCAGTCGCTGCCAATTTGGATGATCCTTAGACACGTCTATAGATCACATGAATATTTAGTGTACATTGTGTGTAGATCACTTGTCACATGTATGATAAACCTTACATGATTCATGGTGCACCTTGTGTGTATAGATAGCCTATTTTCCATGAGTTATTTTTGTTTTACTTTCATTGAGAGTAATTTCCAAATGGTgtattttgtatgtgtaaatCATTTGTTTGGCCATGAGTCATTTTTCGTTTGCTATCACATTTTGCTTGATTTCTAAATGTTTTATCGAATATAATCTATGTATAACTTACTTGGATTTTACTACCTAGAATACTATATTTTTATGTCATTGCATATGTGCTAGGTGAAGAAAAAGAGATATTCACCAAATTGCCACTATTTATTATGGTTATCTTTGGCAATTTTCAAAAATGACCTCAGGAGTTCAAAAAAATCACATTTTCAAACTTCTTATCTGATTTTCAACtttatattttctgaaaaaaagcacaattttttttttctaacaaaATCTATATTTTCAAactttagattttcaaattcctATTAATTTTTAAAGACTAGCTCGAAAATCCGAGGTTTCAAACTCCTATGAATTTTGAACCTGTTTTTTGAGTGAGTTTGAACAAGTTCTTTATTGGATAtaattttcaaacatatttttccTATGAATTTCAAACATTTCTTCTTATATATACATAACAACTTATGAAGTTATAAGTACAATTTTTGATGATGTTATCGTCAATATGATCAAAGACTttaagtgttgtttgtttttctgaagccaAAATGTCTGCAGTTTACAGATCATATCTGCAAGCCTTTGCAGTAAAAAAGGTAGACAAAATGTCTGCAGTTTATAATAAGAagtctgtttgttttttaacatctgaatgtactaaaataaattgatttttcaaccataatttcatgtcataaacataataaaaacattttcagCAAAAAAAAGATAGGCGGcggagaaaagaaaaaaagataggcgacgttttttttttttttttttattttttaggttaAAATGAGGCGTGAAAACCTTTGAAAACAGTAACCCATGTCTACACCAGGAAGACATCGcacaaacgtttttttttttttttttatctacacaCTTCCAAAAAAACAAACATTCTGCGAGGACATATGTTTGCGCGACACAGACAAAAGTAGTTGCGCAGATATGCACAAAATAAACAAACAGTCCCTTAATAACACAATTCCTGATGATGTTATCGTTAATATGATCAAAGACATAATAACATCATCCTAAATACACTTAACTAATTTATGGTATATGAAAAGGACAAATTTGACCACTAAATGAGAAACATAATGGTTAACAAAACATATCCATTTGCCATGATATAAGGTATTTTTCAATAATTCGAGACTCTTTAGGGCTTAAGGCGTTTTTTTGTATGATTTTATAGATCTTCTAAATTTTATGTCATCTTTAGATAATTGATTAGGAATCTTTTCATACTCATTTTTGTGTGCTAGAAATCATGGGATAATCAttttttttctatgttttttagGAGAAAAAAAATCGAGGTTTAACCATTATCTCTTCTTATCATGGTGATTATCACTATTAGGATTGAAGTTTATCTTCTTCTCCTATAAGTATCAAGGTTTATCATAACATGCATTTTCCATTGAAAtgctaaaaaaactaaaaagatgaAACATAAATTTGCAAAATATATTGGTCATTTTGTCATATATTTATGGAGTTTGAAAATTAGAAAAGAAGTTATAAAAAAGTtaggaaaataaaaaaataaaaaataaaaaaatccttATATTTTGGCTCTGTTAACAAAAAAGTCATTCctaatatttattttcatttttttcaatttcAACATTGAAACCAATGAACACTTGcaaaataaccattttaaacGGTTAGTGTCGGTTTTAAGGttaaaatgcatatatatatatatatatatatatatatatatatatatatatatatatatatatatatatatatatatatatatatatatatatatagaagtaggTTCATGCGAAAACATAAATATCTTGCGAAAATGCGAAAACAgatttatcttataaaaatcaaacacatgtactataaaaaataaatttattagcaataaattaaagataataagtttaCATTGGATCATGTTACgataatataaatttaaaaacgtttttaacaacaaaaaaaaattcacGTCCTTAACCATTTTTAAATTCacgttttcataataaaaatgtcaaaaatcatactttgctaatatgaaacaatttctcaTCTATTATCGATTATCATAATGTATTTCAAAGTTTGGATGAATTATTGTCCAAAATATAATGTTGAGGTGACACAATCTCATAGGTTTTTCTTGTTTTCGCAGATTATTTGCATTTTCGCATGAaccctcccatatatatatatatatatatatatatatatatatatatatatatatatatatatatatatatatataagaaaaagaaaaatataaaagtaagagtaaaatggtctttttaaatGAACTAAGGATTTGCAGTGCAATTTCTTTAAACCACAGGGATGCATCTTATGACAAATCAACAAACGCCCATTTTTGTGTCCATTAATGcctcatatttttcaaaaaaattcattTCTATATTTTTTCAGGTTTTACACCCTCTCAGCCAGTCACCATTTCTATAAAAGCCCTCATATTTACACATCACCACCACTACACTCTGTCATCACCACGATTATTTTCCACCAACAACACCATATTCACCATAAAACACTGGTAGCTCCCATCAACATCATCTCCGACCCACCTTCTACAATATTCGTTTTCgacccatcatcatcaccatcgtcTACCTATTATTTTTCTCTTCACAACTTGATAAAAAGCCCAAAATGGCAAAACTTACATAAATGTGAGACGTTAatgaacataaatttggacttagGACATAACCACATATTTCATTTAAATATGAGATATTTTTATGACAATAACCCAAATATAAGAGCTACAGTAGTTATAAAACACATGTGAAATACAATTAATATGGATTTGTTGATTTATCGTAATGAGTGCGTTTCTAGACCTATATATCATGAAACTATATTTAGGAATTGTATTTAGAtggtatatttatgattatagtaataatatttattaaaaatagttacaaaaaatcccaaaaatgatatataaattattattattgtgtttttcaataaaaaaatgtGAGATTTTTTAGTGAAAGGGAcgtaaatgatatttttattttctgtttttaataaaaaaaatataagttttcttcaaataaatttagtatatataaaaaagaaaatcttcaaaaaaaatccttaaactttaattttattcacGAAAAAGTCATTcatactttattattattattattacaattcAACTCTTAAAACCGGCACTAACCGGTTACAAAGGTTTTTTTTTCATTGGctaaattgcaaaaaaaaaaaatggtagTTTTTTGTTAATAAAACCAAAATATATGGATTGTTTTTTCAGATTTTTCTAAAATATTATGgttgttgtaacgcccgtagatcagggctagtcaatttagagacaataaacatcaaaaatgacttttttgatggaagattatttaaaaggattaatcttaaccaagttgtagtatatgtcacaaggtttctgtgcatataaagaacgccaaaatccgagtcataacgaagaagttattacctgtcgaagtttcgcgacagaaccgacacgacctagcgcgacccagcgcaacgtaaatagtgaatttaaggtagctagatatttatccttagtgatctaaatgagaattgaagatctcatcgatagtagtgcaatgacggaaagacggacgaaaacggacgtcagacgaaggagttatgagtttataacagagtttttctgtcccgacctactaaaaataatatataagtaatataattataatatattaaaaataaagtcaaaattagccaatggagtctaatcgagagttgtagagcataatctcacattcgcgtcgatataaagaacatcgaaaacggagttcgtatgcgaaagttatgaatttctgaagttcggggcacgaaaccccaaaactgtcagataccacgacgtggcaagcagtgccacaacgtggcaagtcttctgacacctctgggagtcccccagatgcaacttgcgatgacgcatgcagtgacgaccaagcccacgacatggaaaaaggtgccacgacgtggcaagggccagttctgccctataaatagatttgaagggccagccgagtttggttgctcattctctcatctctcacctgtattgcatcgatttacgtgcaaagaagtactCCCGAAGCCCcgttatcatcccgagacccgaatcaAGTCTCGAAGATCccaaagagcgttattcccgaagcccctgtttttgtgaagatcttccagatctactgaagaatactacttctgcaagtcgtagtgttgtccgatcattttctgatcaagtgagtgtatagtcactttcatcttacacatagatatgaagtattttataaaatacgtgctatgtgtatatatattgttgtttatatgtgtgagtgtgtggttattttcttctaacataaagatatgaagtatttgctatgaaatacatgttatgtgtttatatattgttgtttatttgagatgagtgtggaatggatgttttatataggtgttaaatgagttaatctgtatatatattttatatctacaaatatgttgggtagaacatgggtagatgaattagatgatgtgtgatgataattaggtgatgagaaataggtgatgataattaggtgatgagaaataggtgatgagagatatgtgatgataaaaaggtgatgataattaggtgatgatagataggtgatgataaataggtgatgtgaaatgagaggagataccataaccttgaccgccgatgtggcaatttggcgatgtagtcatctaccagagtatagatggcgaccacggactattctagatgaccccatggaaacaccagcaggctcataacctgtaggtgatgaattacgagtccaggcgatgttgtggctgcgtattcgtgcgatgatactctaacccttactatgaattacgagtccaggcgatgttgtggctgcgtattcatgcgatgatagtctaacccttactatgaattatgagtccaggcgatgttgtggctgcgtattcatgcgatgatactctaacccttactatgaattacgagtccaggcgatgttgtggctgcgtatttatgcgatgatagtctaacccttactatgaattactagtccaggtgatgttgtgactacgtattcatgcgatgatccttaggaaaaagtccttaggaataaacatataaggaaatgtgatgaaaggagatgagaggtaaatacgatgtaggagatgacccttaggataatcccttagggaaggtacttaagagataaacgaagataatggggatgggtaattgggttgattgtttgatgattaactataataattatattattgtgggttgaaaaccctatatgctcaccaggctcccaagcctaacccactcagtttaattgtatcacatgtatcgatacgaagctgctttgcactgagagattaaaggagatgtaaatcactagagtaaatgaacgtatgttctgtttatgcttatgtgtctgtatcggaacatgacatcccgaggttttattattaaatgaaaatacattctctttgagaaatcttttgataagttattataatatcttgttttgggaacaaattccgcaactgttttctttagacgatcactctgatttataaaacaaagcataaacaaatcggtcttttctggccgtgaaattggggatgtcacagttgttaTCGAAAGAGATACATAAAtaatcttctttctttctttctttctctctctctctctctctctctctctctctctttctctctctctcttttcttaATATTtctactaggtgtgagacctacACGTGTTAGTAAAACAATAAATTAAATATGaaggtttaaacaaaaaattatttaaatttaaaactttagatttgaaatttaaaatttaaaatttgaatttaaacgGAAACGTATTAAATACAATATATGAgtagtaatattgtaatttattggctATTTTCATTTAAGTAattgggtcagagttcgacaacggcttttggaagctacaatttgctgatcgATTCGAAAGTTATACTGACAAtcatagttacagacttatccaagtgggagactattggattaggtgtctacgcccataactataattggtataaacttgaattaatagtagcacagtccttttgggttgccctcaaacgtAGCAATTAGACAGGATGATTTTTGGAGTAAGaggttaatttattatttgattaataaattgaaataaataatttattaatttattatgagaataatatattaattataaatagtaatatttagttaataattaatcaaaaattaattggaattaattttgggattaatggaattaattaaaagtgtagggtctAAAGtgcaattattcaatagttgaacaaaaggctCAAGAACCTTCCACCAGGAGGGTGGACGGTTTCAAGGGAGAtaatctagggtttctagattatCCCATGTGGATAAATATGgagcaagataattaccaatttaaaatattattattatatttagatTAGGGTTATCCAGGGCTTCCTTATaccactatataaaggaccttaCCGTTCATATTTCTGCTACTCATTCTATAAGAGAGATAGCCAAAATTTTGTCTTCCCTTCTCCTCTCTCTATAATATTCCTTCTTGAT includes these proteins:
- the LOC111904481 gene encoding protein TRACHEARY ELEMENT DIFFERENTIATION-RELATED 7, which gives rise to MSPPHQHHPSPQPTHQHHPPPPTHQHHPPPPPTHQHHPQPPRHQHHPPPPPHYGTFPGIHNHPPPPAVVVVHQHVPPPGTSGGPSINPYVHGYQAVPGYAVAEGRPMAMRGPQLCCRLCLFIIIGFFVAAFLWFFFYALLR